From a single Cytophagales bacterium WSM2-2 genomic region:
- a CDS encoding ABC transporter permease: MLKNYFIIAWRSLVNNKLHSVINVFGLTVGISSCLVIFLIVQFELSFNKQVPDAERIFRVHSTQVGQYPYATRGIEISVRTMIKEQLTGLENAVAMSTYSAKVRVPENKTDFESENIAITEPDYFKLIQGYEWIEGDPQRSLAEPMQVVLTSEKAKKYFGTDDMKAVIGREIHYEDSLILFVSGIVKPLRYRTDFEFTDFISLATVKKSFLKTIFDVNGTSSGNLLFIKTSAATDISSIETQLQKISERYDETIKKEDGKTVHRLQPLHDLHYNSELGTFDSGRSPAHKGTLTTLSVVAIFLLLIAAINFINLETAQAARRAREVGVRKVLGSTRGQLTWHFLVQSIFLSAVAVILAIPLAQMGLIFFSDFIPSGVALDFTEPALVLFFAGIILIVGILAGAYPAFVLSSFLPALALKNQAYVNSANTRTAYLRKGLIVFQFGFAQLLIIGTMVIISQINFMLNKDLGFKKDAIIYLSTPRKDVDDKKMTLKGELSQLPGVSELSLCSAPPSAQEYRSAFLVYKNGKEEIKTESYFKFGDEKYMPLYEIELIAGRNLLPSDAKQGVVINEAFVKELGLSASEAIGKELWQNKKAYSIVGVAKNFHTASLHDHIKPVMILENPDLMRRFSIKLMTNGDGSEKFQESISKIEATWKKIYPDLEFKYEFVNDTIKRFYETEQRMSKLTATAMTIAIIICCLGLFGLVSFTAIQRTKEIGIRKVLGATVSSIVLLLSTDFLKLVLLAFVIASPVAYYGSLKFLEDYAFRFEFGWQLFALAGFASLVLAFVTVSYHAAKSATGNPVTSLRSE, encoded by the coding sequence ATGCTTAAAAATTATTTTATCATCGCCTGGCGCAGTTTGGTAAACAACAAACTCCACTCTGTTATTAATGTTTTTGGTCTTACGGTGGGCATCAGTTCTTGCCTGGTTATTTTCCTGATTGTACAATTTGAATTGAGTTTCAATAAACAGGTTCCTGATGCTGAGCGGATATTCAGAGTGCACAGTACCCAGGTTGGCCAGTATCCATATGCCACGAGAGGCATTGAGATCAGCGTACGTACGATGATAAAGGAACAGCTTACTGGTCTTGAAAATGCGGTAGCCATGAGTACTTATAGCGCCAAAGTACGGGTGCCAGAAAATAAGACAGATTTTGAGTCGGAGAATATTGCAATTACAGAACCTGATTATTTTAAACTGATCCAGGGCTATGAGTGGATCGAAGGCGACCCACAAAGATCACTGGCAGAACCCATGCAAGTGGTGCTCACCAGTGAAAAAGCAAAAAAATACTTCGGCACAGATGATATGAAGGCTGTCATCGGTCGCGAAATCCATTATGAAGATTCATTGATATTATTTGTATCCGGTATTGTAAAGCCCCTGCGCTATCGCACCGATTTTGAATTTACTGATTTCATATCTCTGGCTACAGTTAAAAAGAGTTTCCTGAAAACTATTTTTGATGTAAACGGTACCAGTAGCGGTAACCTGTTGTTTATAAAAACATCTGCCGCTACGGATATTTCATCGATTGAAACACAGTTGCAAAAAATATCTGAGCGATATGATGAAACCATTAAAAAAGAAGATGGTAAAACGGTACACCGGCTTCAGCCGCTTCACGATCTTCACTACAACAGTGAGCTTGGCACATTTGACAGCGGGCGTAGCCCTGCACACAAAGGCACTCTGACTACTTTGTCTGTTGTTGCCATTTTCCTGTTGCTGATTGCGGCTATTAACTTTATCAATTTGGAAACTGCCCAGGCTGCAAGGCGAGCTAGGGAAGTAGGCGTGCGCAAAGTGTTGGGAAGTACACGAGGCCAACTGACATGGCACTTCCTGGTGCAGAGTATTTTTTTATCAGCAGTTGCAGTTATACTGGCGATTCCCCTTGCCCAGATGGGCCTGATCTTCTTTAGTGATTTTATCCCGTCAGGTGTTGCACTTGATTTTACGGAGCCTGCACTCGTGTTATTTTTTGCAGGAATAATTTTGATCGTAGGGATTTTGGCTGGCGCTTACCCTGCCTTTGTTCTTTCGTCTTTCCTGCCTGCCCTTGCATTGAAGAACCAGGCTTACGTCAATAGTGCAAATACGCGTACTGCTTATTTGCGCAAGGGGCTAATTGTATTCCAGTTTGGATTTGCCCAGCTTCTGATCATTGGAACTATGGTGATCATTTCACAAATCAATTTCATGCTCAACAAAGACCTCGGGTTTAAAAAGGATGCTATTATTTATTTGAGTACTCCGCGGAAAGATGTGGATGACAAAAAGATGACGCTCAAAGGAGAACTCAGTCAACTCCCTGGCGTTTCCGAATTATCCTTGTGCAGCGCTCCTCCTTCAGCCCAGGAATACCGCTCGGCTTTCCTGGTTTATAAAAACGGTAAAGAAGAAATTAAAACAGAGAGTTACTTCAAGTTTGGTGACGAGAAGTACATGCCTTTGTATGAGATAGAACTGATCGCAGGCCGCAACTTATTGCCCTCCGATGCAAAACAAGGAGTTGTTATCAATGAAGCTTTTGTAAAAGAACTGGGCCTGAGCGCAAGCGAAGCGATAGGTAAAGAGTTGTGGCAAAATAAGAAGGCTTACAGTATTGTCGGAGTGGCTAAAAATTTTCATACGGCTTCCCTTCATGATCATATTAAACCGGTGATGATCCTTGAAAACCCGGACCTGATGAGAAGGTTTAGCATTAAGCTGATGACCAACGGAGACGGCAGTGAAAAATTTCAGGAATCAATTTCTAAAATAGAAGCGACCTGGAAAAAAATTTACCCGGACCTTGAGTTCAAATATGAATTTGTGAATGATACGATCAAGCGTTTTTATGAGACCGAGCAAAGGATGTCAAAACTAACGGCAACGGCCATGACGATTGCAATCATCATTTGTTGTCTCGGGCTTTTCGGGCTGGTGTCTTTTACAGCGATACAACGCACCAAAGAAATCGGTATCAGAAAAGTATTGGGCGCTACGGTCAGCAGCATTGTGCTATTGCTCTCCACTGATTTTCTAAAATTGGTGCTTCTGGCCTTTGTTATCGCGAGCCCTGTGGCCTACTATGGATCGCTGAAATTTTTGGAGGACTATGCATTTCGGTTTGAGTTTGGCTGGCAGCTATTTGCTCTGGCAGGATTCGCTTCACTGGTTTTAGCATTTGTTACGGTGAGTTATCATGCAGCTAAGTCGGCCACAGGAAACCCGGTCACAAGCCTGCGAAGTGAGTAA
- a CDS encoding ABC transporter permease: protein MFYNNLLVLFRNLARYKAFSLINLLGLSVALTCVLAIGLYVADEYSFDRYHEKVDRIYQVTANVKRGDGQAERWSATPNKVVPTIAKDIPEVEKAARLFHHNFGDLAFVSTDAMKSSERFFFWADPELFDIITVPFVAGDTKGALSKINTVVISESSAKKYFNGNEQAIGKMLKVDNKIDLEVIGVFRDQPANSQFPFQMIAAFQSNWFGRPQSQSWGNASFQSLLLLHSNASPADVDVKLEKMLTSNIPKEDRWYTLSLTPLKDLHLYSSGIKKMSGATAGGDVKQIKILGLLGLVVLLIAAFNYMNLSTAQAQRRAKEIGINKTLGASRYQLAFKFFFETFSFVLIAMTISVMLFLTLLPLFNMITGKLINSAFLAEPIFWTVSVILLFVLSLIAGLYPAFYLSSFAPKSVLKSAAGVKGYPLLRKTLVVLQFSASIVLIICTIGLYRQLQFIQSKNLGYKPEQVVSIRVSGAGNRDKVNAVKTAFESLARVSKVCKAQAYPGQGASGRTLLPMDGKGEGISISTNRATPEILDVLNIQLLAGKTLPEKQDTDTTIQVVVNKTCVDFLGLTPEEAIGKQARIFDGQRSEIVGVMEDFHTESLYQPIEAYCFHNAQSETYASLLVKIQADDVRNTMASLQETYDKIVPTAFEYVFIDQYLQKLYESDNRLAKIVMTFSSIAIIIACLGLYALASYSTEQRTKEIGIRKVMGASVMQISNMLSQDFIKLVLISVAIAIPASFYFLNQWMQQFAYRTSLSVLIFAAAGLVSLLLAWFTVGLKTWYAAQANPVDSLRNE from the coding sequence ATGTTTTACAATAACCTTCTTGTTCTCTTTCGAAACCTCGCGCGCTACAAGGCTTTCAGTCTAATCAATTTGCTTGGTCTTTCAGTGGCGCTTACCTGTGTTCTCGCTATCGGGCTGTATGTAGCAGATGAATATTCATTTGACCGTTATCATGAAAAGGTAGACCGTATTTACCAGGTGACAGCAAATGTCAAGCGTGGTGACGGCCAGGCGGAACGGTGGAGCGCTACCCCCAATAAAGTAGTCCCTACAATCGCTAAAGATATTCCGGAAGTGGAGAAAGCCGCTCGATTGTTTCATCACAATTTTGGTGACCTGGCTTTTGTATCCACAGATGCAATGAAATCTTCAGAGCGTTTTTTCTTTTGGGCTGACCCCGAATTGTTTGACATTATCACCGTTCCCTTTGTGGCGGGTGACACCAAAGGAGCTCTTTCAAAAATAAATACCGTTGTCATCAGTGAGTCATCAGCGAAAAAATATTTTAACGGGAACGAGCAGGCGATTGGAAAAATGCTGAAAGTGGACAACAAGATTGACCTGGAAGTAATTGGTGTTTTCCGGGACCAGCCGGCCAATTCGCAATTCCCGTTTCAAATGATTGCTGCTTTTCAGTCCAACTGGTTTGGAAGGCCACAATCTCAAAGCTGGGGAAATGCGAGTTTCCAATCGTTGCTTTTGCTGCATTCCAATGCTTCGCCCGCCGATGTGGATGTGAAATTGGAAAAGATGCTCACATCCAATATCCCCAAAGAGGACCGGTGGTACACCCTTAGCCTTACTCCGTTAAAAGATCTGCACCTCTATTCTTCTGGCATAAAAAAAATGTCGGGAGCAACGGCAGGTGGTGATGTCAAACAAATAAAAATTCTCGGACTGCTGGGTTTGGTGGTTCTTCTGATAGCTGCTTTCAACTACATGAATTTGTCAACTGCGCAGGCACAGCGAAGAGCAAAAGAAATCGGCATCAACAAAACATTAGGCGCTTCACGGTATCAACTCGCCTTTAAGTTCTTCTTTGAAACTTTTTCATTTGTCCTGATTGCGATGACCATTTCGGTGATGTTGTTTCTAACGCTGCTGCCGCTTTTCAATATGATCACCGGAAAATTAATCAACTCGGCTTTCCTTGCTGAGCCAATATTCTGGACAGTGTCTGTCATTTTACTTTTTGTATTGAGCCTTATCGCGGGATTGTACCCTGCATTTTATCTTTCCTCATTTGCTCCGAAAAGTGTATTGAAGTCGGCAGCAGGCGTGAAGGGATATCCTCTCTTGCGTAAGACTTTGGTGGTGCTTCAGTTTTCGGCTTCCATTGTTTTAATTATTTGCACGATTGGCCTTTACCGGCAGCTGCAATTTATTCAAAGCAAAAATCTTGGTTACAAACCCGAGCAGGTTGTTTCGATCCGGGTGTCGGGAGCGGGAAACCGCGACAAGGTTAACGCAGTGAAAACAGCATTTGAATCTCTTGCGCGTGTCTCGAAAGTTTGCAAGGCGCAGGCTTACCCCGGTCAGGGTGCAAGCGGAAGGACCTTGCTGCCGATGGATGGCAAAGGTGAAGGAATTTCCATTTCAACAAACCGCGCTACTCCGGAAATCCTGGACGTACTTAATATCCAGCTGCTTGCCGGAAAGACACTTCCTGAAAAGCAGGATACTGATACGACCATTCAAGTGGTGGTCAATAAAACCTGTGTGGATTTTCTGGGACTGACTCCCGAGGAGGCCATTGGAAAGCAGGCGAGAATTTTTGACGGACAGAGAAGTGAAATCGTGGGAGTCATGGAAGATTTCCATACCGAGTCACTATACCAACCCATTGAGGCCTATTGTTTTCATAATGCTCAATCCGAAACGTACGCCAGTTTGCTGGTGAAAATACAGGCGGACGATGTGAGGAACACCATGGCCTCGTTGCAAGAAACTTACGATAAAATTGTTCCGACCGCTTTCGAATATGTTTTCATAGACCAGTATCTTCAAAAGCTTTACGAGTCTGATAACCGGCTTGCAAAGATCGTGATGACATTTTCTTCTATCGCCATCATCATTGCATGCCTTGGCTTGTATGCACTGGCATCTTACAGCACAGAGCAGCGCACTAAGGAAATCGGTATCCGCAAAGTGATGGGCGCATCTGTGATGCAGATTTCCAATATGCTGTCACAGGATTTTATCAAACTGGTTTTGATCAGTGTTGCTATCGCTATTCCGGCCAGCTTTTATTTTCTCAATCAGTGGATGCAACAATTTGCCTACCGCACCTCGCTGAGCGTATTGATTTTTGCAGCCGCAGGTTTAGTATCGCTGTTGCTCGCCTGGTTTACCGTAGGATTAAAAACATGGTATGCAGCCCAGGCCAACCCGGTAGATAGTTTACGAAATGAATAA
- a CDS encoding ABC transporter permease, producing MFRNFIKIAFRSLLKFKGYASINLLGLALGLSTGILILVYVLDEISFDKFHTKADRIYRVGTDMAELKTGVTRTSEANGWPIGALLEKDFPEVEKVVYMANGSNLQILHEGKHFDERLYYAGNDFFEIFSFPLLKGNPATALTKINAIVLTESMAKKYFGESDPLGKTMTLADTLAFEVTGVMKDLPQQSHMQFNALMSFATYIALRDGFSYNDGWGNINVRNYVLLKPDVNKENFFAKARNIYMDHVKSNLEEWGMYMYVAFEPLPDIYLRTTRGNGMGPIGSIDRVYIVTGIAAFVILLACINFINLATARSVYRAKEVGLRKVVGSTRQSLIYQFLSESFLLTILSFVIALALIGLTLPLFNQVLAKTYTLSVLAQPVAMLGIVILVSLIAFLSGYYPAVVMSSLKPSEVLKGSLTTGSRGVQLRRVLVVFQFMISATLIICTLVVIDQLDYMQNRDLGFSSHQVLVLDMDKVTDRGGQGSSPDGVSVFSNELERMSTVESVSFANAVPSRPGWVGQWAFPEDKPDGGSISVEYMAVDEAYLKTLGVTLVAGRNFDLNRPAEIKDGLIINETCVQKMGWGTPENAIGKRIDSPSKHPAGEVIGVVKDYHEFGLQQEIYPMTMDYNPKRGRYEAIRFKTTGVKDLMTSIETLWKKYYPNNEFKYFFLDENFARQYQTEQRMAKVFEVFSIVTVVIAVIGLIGLVSFMVIAKTKEIGIRKVLGADVLSITRLLSREFLALVLLANIIAIPLAWYLADRWLESFAYRTTVGPQIFVITIVAGLVITLVAVSSQTIKAALMNPVKSLRNE from the coding sequence ATGTTTCGCAACTTTATAAAAATCGCATTCCGCAGTTTGCTTAAGTTCAAAGGGTATGCATCGATTAACCTGCTTGGACTTGCGTTAGGATTATCGACCGGCATCCTGATCCTGGTCTATGTATTGGATGAGATTTCGTTTGACAAATTTCACACGAAGGCTGATCGCATTTATCGCGTTGGCACCGACATGGCCGAATTGAAGACGGGTGTGACAAGAACCTCTGAAGCCAACGGCTGGCCTATTGGTGCATTACTCGAGAAAGATTTTCCGGAAGTGGAGAAAGTAGTGTATATGGCGAATGGCTCCAATCTTCAGATACTTCATGAAGGAAAACACTTCGATGAACGCCTGTACTATGCCGGTAATGATTTTTTCGAGATTTTTTCGTTCCCTCTTTTAAAAGGCAACCCTGCCACTGCGCTTACAAAAATTAATGCCATTGTACTGACTGAGTCTATGGCAAAAAAATATTTTGGAGAAAGCGATCCGCTCGGAAAAACCATGACATTGGCCGATACACTGGCATTTGAAGTCACTGGCGTTATGAAGGATCTGCCGCAGCAGTCGCACATGCAGTTCAATGCGCTAATGTCATTTGCCACTTACATAGCATTGCGCGATGGATTTAGTTATAATGACGGCTGGGGAAATATCAACGTACGCAATTATGTTTTGCTGAAGCCGGATGTCAATAAAGAAAACTTTTTTGCTAAGGCGAGAAATATCTACATGGACCACGTGAAATCTAATTTGGAGGAATGGGGCATGTACATGTACGTTGCTTTCGAACCGCTGCCTGATATTTATTTGCGGACGACCCGGGGCAACGGCATGGGGCCGATTGGAAGCATCGACCGTGTTTACATTGTAACTGGAATAGCGGCATTTGTTATTCTGTTGGCGTGTATCAACTTTATCAACCTGGCTACAGCTCGATCAGTTTACAGGGCGAAAGAAGTTGGTCTTCGAAAAGTGGTTGGTTCCACCCGCCAGTCATTGATTTATCAATTCTTAAGTGAATCGTTTTTGCTCACGATATTATCCTTTGTCATTGCCTTAGCACTGATTGGTTTGACATTGCCTTTGTTTAATCAAGTATTAGCAAAAACATATACATTAAGCGTGTTGGCCCAGCCAGTAGCCATGCTAGGAATAGTCATACTGGTATCACTGATTGCCTTCCTGTCGGGCTATTACCCTGCTGTGGTCATGTCGTCATTGAAGCCTTCCGAAGTTTTGAAAGGAAGCCTTACCACAGGATCGCGTGGTGTTCAATTGAGAAGAGTGTTGGTTGTTTTTCAATTTATGATTTCGGCAACACTTATCATCTGCACGCTGGTAGTGATTGACCAACTTGACTACATGCAGAACCGCGACCTCGGATTTAGCAGTCACCAGGTTTTAGTTTTAGATATGGATAAGGTAACCGACCGCGGTGGCCAGGGCTCATCGCCTGATGGTGTCAGCGTTTTTAGCAATGAACTCGAAAGGATGTCAACAGTTGAATCGGTGTCGTTTGCGAATGCAGTACCGAGCCGGCCGGGATGGGTAGGGCAGTGGGCTTTTCCGGAAGACAAGCCTGATGGCGGGAGTATCAGCGTGGAGTACATGGCCGTTGATGAAGCTTATTTGAAAACTCTTGGCGTGACATTGGTAGCCGGACGCAATTTTGATCTTAATCGTCCCGCAGAAATAAAAGACGGATTGATCATCAACGAAACGTGTGTTCAGAAAATGGGATGGGGAACACCCGAGAATGCAATTGGTAAAAGAATAGATTCTCCATCAAAGCATCCTGCAGGCGAAGTCATAGGTGTTGTTAAAGACTATCATGAATTCGGCTTGCAGCAGGAGATCTACCCGATGACGATGGACTATAACCCGAAGCGGGGGCGGTACGAAGCCATTCGTTTTAAAACCACAGGAGTGAAAGACCTGATGACGAGCATCGAAACGCTCTGGAAAAAATACTACCCCAACAACGAATTCAAATATTTTTTCCTGGATGAAAATTTTGCCCGTCAGTACCAAACTGAGCAACGCATGGCAAAAGTCTTTGAAGTATTTTCGATTGTCACTGTTGTCATCGCTGTCATTGGCCTGATCGGATTGGTGTCGTTCATGGTTATAGCCAAGACAAAAGAGATTGGCATCCGGAAAGTGCTGGGTGCAGACGTGCTGTCAATTACTCGCCTGCTATCAAGAGAATTCCTGGCGCTGGTGTTGTTGGCAAATATCATAGCCATACCGCTGGCGTGGTACCTCGCTGATCGATGGCTTGAGAGTTTTGCCTATCGCACCACTGTAGGTCCCCAGATCTTTGTGATAACGATAGTAGCTGGTTTGGTGATAACCCTGGTTGCAGTCAGTTCACAAACCATCAAGGCAGCCTTGATGAACCCCGTGAAGAGTTTAAGAAATGAATAA